Genomic window (Lewinellaceae bacterium):
TACGACGGTGTCCTTTATCAGGATCAAATCTCGGATATCCAATTCCAAATCCTCGCCCAGGAAGGCACCACTACCGTCGGCGGCATTTGCTTTGACAACCTCACCAGCTACGACGACGAGGAAGTGGTTAGCGGGACCATCACCCGGGTGAGCGCCAGCGTAAACATTTTCCCCAATCCGGCTTCCACTCAACTGTACATCACCGGGCTGGACAACATCGAAACCGTCCAGGTATTCGACATGAACGGCAGGTTGTTGAAGACGGTGGGCAATCCTTACGCTTCGGTAAATGTCGCCGATCTGCTGGGTGGGTTTTATGTCCTAAAAATCTATGCCGGGAAGGAGGTTTATTCGGCTAAGTTTTTGAAGCATTAGCAAATATGTATTACGTGAGGGGTGGGCATTATGGCAAAATGGAACACGGATTAACGCGGAAGCAACGGATCAGCGCGGATTGGAGAGTCAAAACTTGTGGATTTTCGCAGATTTTACACGTGGAATTTGCAGAAATATGCTGCAAAATCCCTGCCTGCACGGCCGTGCCTAACGGCAGGCAAGCGCGTTCCATTTTAATTATGCCCACCCCTCAGATATGCATTACTTAGTCCTCCGCCGGGCTGAAACCATTTCAGCCCGGCTTTTTTAATTCAGGACGTGATGTCGACTGGCGAATCCTGTATGGCCGGCTTTGACGCTCGCCTGTCGACTATCACGAAGCCTCTTTTAGGTTTAGGCACGACGAAAGAATAAACTGTCCATTCTGGCTTGTCCTTTTTGCGCCATAATTGTACACTTTATTCTTTCCTCGTGCCTTAAGTCGATGTCGTCAGGCAAATCACTTCAAAACCGCCTCAATCTCCCGCAGTTCCTCCTGACTAAACGCCAGGTTATTCAACGCTCCAATATTATCCAGTAGCTGTTGTGCCCGGCTCACGCCGACCAGTACGGTCGTGATGCGCTCGTCTTTCAGCAGCCAGGCGACGGCCATTTGGGCGAGGCTCTGCCCGCGCCTTTCGGCGATGGCGTTCAGGCGCCGGACCTTGTCGAGCTTTTCATCTGTGATTTTGCTTTTATCCAGGTAGCGCGGATCCTTCACGGCGCGGCTGTCCTCCGGGAAGCCCTTCAGGTATTTGCCGGTCAGAATGCCCTGTTCGAGGGGCGAGAAAGCAATGGCTCCTGTGCCCTGCCGCTCCAACTCGTCCAGCAGGCCGTTTTCCACCCAGCGGTCGAACATATTGTAGCGCGGCTGGTGGATGAGCAGCGGGGTGCCCATATCCCGCAATATTTGGGCTGCTTTTGCGGTGCGCTCTGCATCGTATTGCGAAATGCCTGCGTAAAGCGCTTTACCCTGTTGCACGATATGGTGCAGCGCGCCCATCGTTTCCTCCAGGGGCGTTTCGGGGTCGGGCCGGTGGTGGTAGAATATATCGACGTATTCCAGCCCCATTCGTTGCAGGCTCTGATCGAGGGAGGCGATGAGGTATTTGCGCGAGCCGAAGTTGCCGTAAGGCCCCGGCCACATGTCCCAACCGGCTTTGCTGGAGATGATGAGCTCGTCGCGGTAAGGCCGGAAGTCATCCCGGAAGATGCGCCCGAAGTTTTCCTCGGCTGCCCCGTAGGGCGGCCCGTAGTTGTTGGCCAGGTCGAAATGGGTGATGCCGTTGTCGAAGGCGGAGCGCAGGATGTTGCGGCCGTTTTCCAGGTCGTCGGTGTGGCCGAAATTGTGCCATAGCCCCAGCGAGATCATGGGCAGGCGGAGGCCGCTTCGGCCGCAGCGGCGGTACTGCATGGCGCCGTAGCGGCTGGAGCTGGCCTGATAGTGGCCGGGATGGTGGGTGTCGTTGATTTGCATTTTTTTAGAAGTATTCTATTAAATTAAAATAACGATGTGCGATATCTGATTTGCGATTTGTGATGTTTGATGTAACGGCAAAGAACCGGCCGCGTGGCCCGCGCCGGCTGCACAAAGGTTCCAAATCTTAAATCAAAAATCAAAAATCAAAAATCTTAAATCAAAAATCCTCACTCATTATACCCCGAAGGACACACCCCAAACTCCTTCTTGAACTGGTCGCGAAAAGATTTAAGGTCATTGTAGCCCACCATGTAGGTCACGTCCGACACGTTGTACTGCCCCGTTTCGAGCAGTTGGGCCGCCCGCTTCAGGCGCACCCCCCGGATAACCTGGTTTGGCGATTTTCCCGTCAGCGACTTCAGCTTTCGGTACAACTGCACGCGGCTCATGTTGAGGATGGAGGCGAGCTGGTCTACGGAAAAGTTGCTGTCGTCGATGTGTTTTTCCACTATCCTTTTGACCTGCGAGAGCAACTGCTCGTCGAGGGAGTTGAGCGGAAGGCCGGAGGGGCTGAAATCGAAGGTTTTGGAAAAATGCTCCCGCAAATCCTGCCGGCTTTTGATCAGGTTTTTAATGCGGGCCGCCAGCAGGCGCAGGTGGAATGGTTTGGTGATGTAATCGTCGGCGCCCGTTTCGAGGCCATCGACTTTAAAAACGAGCGAAGTGCGGGCGGTGAGCAAAATGACCGGGACGTGGCAGGTATGAATGTCCGATTTAACCCGGGCGCACATTTCGATGCCGTCCATTCGGGGCATGGCAATATCGGCGATGATGAGGGCCGGCGGTTCGGCGAGCGCCTTTTCCAGCCCCTCCTGCCCGTCGGACGCCTCGCTGATGCGGTAGTGCGCTTCGAAGTTTTCGCGCAGGTAGCTGCGGATGTCCGGGTTGTCTTCCACCAGGAGAATGAGCGGCTTTTCGGCTTTGCCGTTGCCGGCATATTCCGCGGGTTCGGCGCTCGGTTTCGGCAAGTCCTCCGGAGAGGCGGGCAAAATAAAAGCAGGCGTGCCGCTGACAACATTTTCTGCCGGCAGCAGTTCCTTCTCGGTGAACAATTCCCTGCCCGGCGGCAAGCTGACGCGGAAGGTGGTTCCCTTGCCCTCTTCGCTTTCTACTTCAATCTTTCCGTGATGTTTCTCCACAATTGTTTTCGCCAGGGAAAGGCCGATGCCGGTGCCTCCTTTGCGGGCCCACTCTTTGCTTTTTTCCACCTGGTAAAAACGCTCAAAAATGCTATCCAACTGCCCGGCCGGAATGCCCACCCCAGTGTCCGCCACTGTGATTTGCACCGGCCCTGGCCGGCGGACAGCCACTGATACCTCTCCCCCATCCTTCGTAAATTTGAAGGCATTGGACAGCAGGTTGAACAACACCTTTTCGAGCTGGTCGTGGTCGAACCAGGCGGCAATTTTTTCCGGCTCCGCCGAAAACTTAAGTTGGATTTCTCTCTGCTTGGCCAGGTTTTTGAAGGATGCGGCGATTTCCCTGGAAAACTCCACGAGGTCTCCTTCCGCTACATGCAGTTTCAGCAACCCGGCTTCGCTTTTTCGGATGTCCAGCAACTGGTTGATCATATTCAGCAGGCGGTTGGCGTTGAAATGCATCCGGGTAAAAAGGCGGTGCATCTTGCGGTCCGCCGGATTCTGAAGGAGTTGTTCTAAAGGGCTGATGATCAAGGTCAGGGGCGTGCGGAGTTCGTGCGAAATGTTGGTAAAGAACTGGAGTTTCAGCCGGTTTACCTCCTCCAGTTTCTCCCGTTCCACCCGCTCCAGTTCCAGGCTGTGGCGGAATTCCGCCCGGAGCTTCGTGATCCGCAGGCCGAAATAGAACAGGCCCAGGGCCGCCAGGCCGTATAAGGTGTAGGCCCAGCCGGTAAGCCAGAAGGGAGGGGCGATGCAGAGGCGCAGCTCCACCGGTTCGCTCCACAGGCCGTCGCCGTTGGCGGCTTTCACCCGGAAGGTAAACTCATCGTAGGGCAGGTTGGTGTAGTGGGCGGTGCGCTGGCCGGGGCCGGTATAGACCCAATCGGGGTCAAAACCCTCCAGTTGGTAAGCATAGCGCAGTTTCTTCGGTTCCCCGAAATGCAGGCCCGTGAACTCGAAGGACAGCACCTGGTCGCGATGGGTCAGCTTCAGCATTTCGGTCTCGGAGATGCTCTTCGACAGGATCGCCCGGCCGTTCGGCAGCTCTCCAATGGGCACCGGGCGGTTGAACAGGCGAAAGTCCGTGATCGCGATTTTCGGCGGGATGGTATCCGGCCGGATTTCTTCCGGGCGGAAGATAGACAGGCCGTTCACCCCGCCGAATATCAGGTGGCCGGCGGCAGTCGCGGCGGCGGCATCGTCGTTGAAAAAGTTGTCCTGCAGGCCGTCGAAAGCGTCGAAATTTTTCACCTCCATGTTGCTGCCGGCGAAATGCAGGCAGGAGATGCCCTGCTGGGTGCTGACCCAGATATTGCCTGCCTCATCTTGCAGTATGGACTGTATGATGCCGTTGGCCAGCCCATCCCGTTCGAAATAGGAATGGAAAGCGCCCGTTTTGCTGTCCAGCCGGTTCAGCCCGTTGTCGGTGCCCACCCAAAGCCTACCCTGCGTGTCGATCAGAAAGGCATTGATAAAATTATTGCTCAGGCTGCCGGGCTCGCCGTCCTTCGAGCGAAAGCGCTTTACGAGTTCCAGGCTATTGCTTTTTTCGTCGAATTTCAATTTGTAAACGCCGCCGCCCCGGGTGCCCAGCCAAAGGCAGGGTTGCCCCTCTTCTATTGTTTCCGCCAGGTGTACGATGGGGAATTCCTGAAAGTTCACCGACAGCCCTCTGGTAACGAGGTAGTGGTGGAAAGCGCCGGTGGCGGGGTCATAGCGGTCGAGCCCTTTATCCCAGTAACCCAGCCATACGTCGCCGGTGGCCGACTGAAGGAGCGACATCACATAGTCGTCGCTGAGCTGGCCGCTTTTGGTAAACTGCTGAAAATTGCGAAGGAGGCCGCCCTGTGCCGGAATATCCGCCTCCCGTATCCGGAGGACGCCCGCCCCGTCGGTGGCCATCCACAGCCAGCCTTGCCGGTCGAGCATCAGGCCGGAAATAAAACCGGCCAGTTCCTGGATCTTCGACGCGGCAAAGCGGCAATTCCGGGCCGGGCCGGCGACCTTGCCCTCTTTATTGGTGGGCAAAAAGTTGAGGCCGCCGCCCCGGGAACCCGTCCACATCCCCTTTCGGCCAGAGGCCGGAATGAGGCAGGTCACGCTGCTGCCGGCATGGTCGCCGGCATCGAGATGGATGCTCTGAAAGGCCTTAGCGTTGAGGTTCACTTTGTTCACCCCTTTGTCCATGCCAATCCAAAGGTTGCCGGTGCGGTCTTTCGACAAGCACATCACCACGTTGTTGCTCAGGCTGATGGGGTCGTTTTTATCGTGGGAAAAATGCCGGCTTTTGCCGCTTTCGGCATCCAGCAGGTTCAGGCCGTTGTAGGTGGCCACCCACACGCGGGAAGCGTCTTCCTCCAGCACGTCGGGCACGAAGGGATGGCTCAGGCTGCCAGGCACGCCGGCATCGTGGCCGAAAAACCGGACGTCGAGGAGGGCGGGGTCATCTGGCGAAAAGCGCACTTTCTTCAGGCCAATGCTGGTGCAAACCCAGAACACCTCCGGGTCGAAGCGGGAAGGCAGTATTTTGTAGATAAAATTATGGGGCAGGAAAGCCTCGCCGGAAACTCCTTCCGGCGCCAGGTTGTAGCGGATGAAATACGCTTCGCCTCCGTTGCGCACCAGGCGGTTCAGCCCCTCCTCTGTGCCGATCCACAATGA
Coding sequences:
- a CDS encoding response regulator; the encoded protein is MSRCFRKKVGKAFMACILALLPLFLHAQGKAGNYRFEKLPSEVGFSNTGVNDILEDHQGFLWMATWSGLAKYDGYSVKMYRQQPGNTNGLKSNKVTQLYEDSKGNLWAGTNYTGFYRYNRELDVFEQFCRNPKDINSLSNDNVWAILEDSEGAFWIGTERGLNRFNPETGQFVRYENDPLDSRSLSHDFVYSIAETPDGSLWIGTEEGLNRLVRNGGEAYFIRYNLAPEGVSGEAFLPHNFIYKILPSRFDPEVFWVCTSIGLKKVRFSPDDPALLDVRFFGHDAGVPGSLSHPFVPDVLEEDASRVWVATYNGLNLLDAESGKSRHFSHDKNDPISLSNNVVMCLSKDRTGNLWIGMDKGVNKVNLNAKAFQSIHLDAGDHAGSSVTCLIPASGRKGMWTGSRGGGLNFLPTNKEGKVAGPARNCRFAASKIQELAGFISGLMLDRQGWLWMATDGAGVLRIREADIPAQGGLLRNFQQFTKSGQLSDDYVMSLLQSATGDVWLGYWDKGLDRYDPATGAFHHYLVTRGLSVNFQEFPIVHLAETIEEGQPCLWLGTRGGGVYKLKFDEKSNSLELVKRFRSKDGEPGSLSNNFINAFLIDTQGRLWVGTDNGLNRLDSKTGAFHSYFERDGLANGIIQSILQDEAGNIWVSTQQGISCLHFAGSNMEVKNFDAFDGLQDNFFNDDAAAATAAGHLIFGGVNGLSIFRPEEIRPDTIPPKIAITDFRLFNRPVPIGELPNGRAILSKSISETEMLKLTHRDQVLSFEFTGLHFGEPKKLRYAYQLEGFDPDWVYTGPGQRTAHYTNLPYDEFTFRVKAANGDGLWSEPVELRLCIAPPFWLTGWAYTLYGLAALGLFYFGLRITKLRAEFRHSLELERVEREKLEEVNRLKLQFFTNISHELRTPLTLIISPLEQLLQNPADRKMHRLFTRMHFNANRLLNMINQLLDIRKSEAGLLKLHVAEGDLVEFSREIAASFKNLAKQREIQLKFSAEPEKIAAWFDHDQLEKVLFNLLSNAFKFTKDGGEVSVAVRRPGPVQITVADTGVGIPAGQLDSIFERFYQVEKSKEWARKGGTGIGLSLAKTIVEKHHGKIEVESEEGKGTTFRVSLPPGRELFTEKELLPAENVVSGTPAFILPASPEDLPKPSAEPAEYAGNGKAEKPLILLVEDNPDIRSYLRENFEAHYRISEASDGQEGLEKALAEPPALIIADIAMPRMDGIEMCARVKSDIHTCHVPVILLTARTSLVFKVDGLETGADDYITKPFHLRLLAARIKNLIKSRQDLREHFSKTFDFSPSGLPLNSLDEQLLSQVKRIVEKHIDDSNFSVDQLASILNMSRVQLYRKLKSLTGKSPNQVIRGVRLKRAAQLLETGQYNVSDVTYMVGYNDLKSFRDQFKKEFGVCPSGYNE
- the mgrA gene encoding L-glyceraldehyde 3-phosphate reductase produces the protein MQINDTHHPGHYQASSSRYGAMQYRRCGRSGLRLPMISLGLWHNFGHTDDLENGRNILRSAFDNGITHFDLANNYGPPYGAAEENFGRIFRDDFRPYRDELIISSKAGWDMWPGPYGNFGSRKYLIASLDQSLQRMGLEYVDIFYHHRPDPETPLEETMGALHHIVQQGKALYAGISQYDAERTAKAAQILRDMGTPLLIHQPRYNMFDRWVENGLLDELERQGTGAIAFSPLEQGILTGKYLKGFPEDSRAVKDPRYLDKSKITDEKLDKVRRLNAIAERRGQSLAQMAVAWLLKDERITTVLVGVSRAQQLLDNIGALNNLAFSQEELREIEAVLK